In the genome of Rhodothermales bacterium, the window GATGGACTGCCGGCCCGTTGGCAAAGCCAAGCTGACGCTGGATATGCTCGGCCTGACACCCCTTGATCGCCGAGAGGTCATCGCTCCCATACCGAACGATGCCGCGTGCCAGCTCTCGCCGACTCCCATCCAGAATAAACACCGCGTCGCCGCGGGCAAACGAGCCCTCGACATCCAGAATACTCTCCGCCAATAGGCTGTCGCTCGTCTCGGCCAGGGCGCGCGCCGTGGTTTCATCCACCACCAGACTCCCGATGGGCGCCGGCGCGGCGAAAATCCAGCCTTTGCGCTGCTCGTGGGCGTCGTGCATCGCCGGAAACCGGGTGCCCACAGCATACCCGTGCGCGATACGCGTAATCACATCCGGCGCCCGTCCCGCCGCGATCACGACGTCCGCGCCTGCCCGCCGCGCAATGTCCGCCGCCTGGAGCTTCGTCGACATCCCACCGACCCCGAGGCCGCTTACGCTCCCGCCGGCGAGCTTGCGCACCGCCTCATCGATCGTATGCACTTCGGGAATGAGCTGGGCATCCGGATCGCTGCGCGGATCCGCGGTATAAAGCCCCGCCTGATCGGTGAGCAGCATCAGCAGATCGGCGCCAGCGACCAGCGCCACGAGGGCCGACAGATTGTCGTTGTCGCCCACCTTGATCTCGGCCGTCGCTACGGCGTCATTCTCGTTGATGATCGGAATGATGCGATGCTTGAGCAACTCACCCAGGGTGTCCCGCGCATTCATGAACCGCTCGCGGTGCTGAATATCCGCCCGCGTCAACAACAGCTGGCCCACGTGGATGCCGTAGATCTCGAAGAGATCCTCCCAACGCAACATCAGCCGGCTCTGCCCCACCGCGGCGAGCATCTGCCGTACCGGCATCGTCTCGGTCAGACTCGGATAATTCAACTTCTCGCGGCCGGCGGCAATAGCCCCGGACGACACGATGATCACATCGCGTCCCTCGCGATGCAGCGCTACGCACTGGCGCACCAGCTCGATCATATGCGCGCGATCGAGCCGCTTCGTCCCGCCCGTGAGCACACTGGTGCCCAACTTGACGACGACGCGCCGATACTTCAAAGCTTCCATGGTTGGACGAAGACCTCGCCTGGAATCAACAATGAACGGTTCCAGCAAGCAGGTTCATGGCTTATAAAGAACCTGGAACCTGTTACCTGATACCGTTCACGGAATGACGACAGGAATTCCGTGAACGTACTTACTATATCGTCACATGCGACGGTTTCTGCAGGCGAGACACGACAGAGATCATGCGAGAGGCGGCATGCTCGACCTCTTCGGGCGTCGTAAAACGCCCCAGACTGATGCGCAGCGTCGCATAAGCGGCCTCGTCGCTCAACCCCATAGCCTTTAAGACGTGGCTCGGATTTCCCGTTCCACTCGAACACGCGCTGCCGGTGGATAGGGCCAGATCGCGCAGTTCCGCCACGAGATTCGCCGAACGAACCCCCGGGAACGTCAAATTGGATACATGCGCCAATCGGGGAGCGCCGGCGCCGTTTACGCGCACGCCGGGCAAAACCTCCACCAGCCGGCTCTCCAACACATCGCGCAATGCCCCCAGGCGTGCCGCCTCGGCCTCCATCCCCGCCATGGCAACCGCCGCGGCCGAGCCAAATCCTACGATTCCAGGGGTATTGAGTGTCCCCGCACGCAACCCGTCTTCCTGCCCACCGCCGTCGATCTGAGGCACCACGCGCACCCGCGGCTGCCGGCGTCGTATGTACAACGCTCCCACACCCTTCGGACCGTACAGTTTGTGCGCGGTACATGCCATCACATCGACCACATCGACCGAGATGGGGATTTTGCCAAACGCCTGCGTGGCATCGGTCAAAAAAAGCGCCCCTCGTCGATGCACGACTTCACCTATAGCCGTTATGGGTTGCAGTACGCCCGTTTCATTGTTCGCCCACATTACCGACACCAGTACGGTCTCCTCCGTGATCGCGGCTTCGATGTCCTCCAGCCGCACCAGACCGTCGGCCCCCACCGATAACCGGGTGATCGACCAGCCGTCCTGTTCCAGCGCCTTGCACGCTTCCAGCACCGCCGAATGCTCGGTCTGGACCGTCACGATATGCCGGCCCTTCGACCGATACGCCGCGGCAATGCCTTTGATCGCCAGATTGATCGACTCCGTCGCGCCTCCCGTAAAGACAATCTCGGAAGGATCCGCGCCCATAGCCGCGGCTACCTCCTCCCGCGCCTGCTTCACCCCCTCGGCCGCCGCCCACCCGAAGGCGTGCCCCTTACTCGAGGCATTGCCGTAGTGCCGGGTAAAAAAGGGCAGCATCCGCTCCAATACGCGGGGATCGACCGGGGTCGTGGCGTTGTAGTCGAGGTAGATGGGAAACGTCATGCGTCTGGCGGGTCTGGCAGTGTCTGGCGTATCATTGGGATGATCAGAATCGATTCGAGTTCCGGCATGCCGGCCCTGTCGACGCGTCGAGGGTATGTCTCGCATGCCTGACACGTCTATAAAGGCATCACCCACTCAGAATCGACCCCGATGCCTGTACATCCCATACATCGAACCATGATCTCCCAGGAAGCCTATCTCGAACACGAGCGCCAGGCGGCTTTCAAGAGCGAATTCTACCTGGGCGAGACCTTCGCCATGTCCGGAGCCAGCTGGCTGCATGTCACACTGGCCAGCAATACCCTTTTTGCACTCAGAAAAGCGCTCCAATGCTCTGGATGTTCTGTTTTTGCCAGCGACCTCAGAGTCCATATTCCGTCAAATACGCTGTATACCTATCCCGATCTTGGGATCGTATGCGACGAGACGCGTCTGCTCGACGACCAGTTCGACACGCTCCTGAATCCCACGGTCCTCATCGAAATCCTGTCCCCGTCCACCGAGGCGTACGATCGAGGCGAGAAGTTTCGGTTGTATCGCGCCATCGAGTCGCTCCGCGAATATGTCCTGATCAGCCAGATGACGCGTTCCGTCGAGGTGTATCAAAAGGGCCCGGCCGATCAATGGACGCTCCTGTTGCCCGACCCGGAGCGCGACACGATCCCCATCCTCGGCCATGCGATCTCACTAAAGGACCTATACGAAGACGTCCCGCTGGACCCTAACCCCGGCTTACGGCGATCATAACACACCCGCCGGGCCGGCGTAATTGTGCTCGGCGTGCCCTACCTTTCGGCCATCCTCTCCCCCACACTGCCCATATTACCGACGCTGCTGAGTCATGGTCTTGTTTCCCCCCGCACTTTTCCGGCTGCTCATCGCCGCCACTATGGCTCTACTGCCCGCCACCTCCTACAGTCAGGAATCCCGCCACGTCCCGGATGCCCCGCCCCGCGCCGAGGGGGAGGGCCCGTTCGACCGACTCGTTCTTCGCGGCGCCACGATGATCGACGGCACCGGTTCGCCGGCAGTAGGCCCCGTGGATATCGTCGTCGAGGGCGACCGGATCACCGGCATCCATAATGTGGGGTATCCAGGCGTGCCGATCCTCGAGGCCGGCCGGCCTGCTGCCGGCGACCGGGAGATCGATCTGACGGGGATGTATATTCTGCCAGGATTCGTGGATATGCATGGTCACATCGGCGGCGTCGAACAGGGCACGCCGGCCGAGTATGTCTTCAAACTCTGGCTGGGCCATGGCATCACCACCATCCGAGACCCCGGCAGTGGCAACGGTATCGATTGGACCATCGCGCAGCGCGCCCGGAGTGCGAATAATGAGATCGCGGCCCCACGCATCCACGCCTACGCCGGCTTCGGAAGCGGATGGGATCGCTCGATCGCCTCGGCCGACGACGCGCGCGAGTGGGTGCGCTTCATCGCAGACAAAGGCGCGAACGGCATCAAATTCTTCGGGGCGGATCCCGCCATTCTTGAGGCCGCGCTGCGTGAGGCCAGGCGGTTAAACCTCGGAACCGCGATGCACCATGCGCAGCGCCACGTGGCGCGCGCGAACGCACTCACCAGCGCCTCCTGGGGATTGACCACCATGGAGCACTGGTACGGACTCCCGGAAGCGCTCTTCACCGACCGCCGCGTCCAGGATTACCCGGCCACCTACAACTACAATGACGAGCAACATCGCTTCGCCGAGGCCGGCCGGCTCTGGAAACAAGCCGCCCCGCCGTATTCCGACCAGTGGAATACCGTCATGGATTCACTCGTCGCGCTCAATTTCACCATCGTCCCTACCTTCACCATCTATGAGGCCAGCCGAGACCTCATGCGCGCCATGCGGGCCGAGTGGCACACGGCTTATACACTGCCCTCCCTCTGGGATTTTTATTCCCCCAACCGCCGCGCGCACGGCTCGTACTGGTTTTACTGGACGACGCAGGACGAGATCGAGTGGAAAGCCAATTATCGTCTCTGGATGACGTTCATCAACGAATTCAAGAACCGTGGCGGTCGCGTGGCCACGGGCAGCGACTCCGGGTATATCTACAAACTCTACGGGTTCGATTACATCCGCGAGCTCGAACTCCTCCAGGAAGCCGGCTTCCATCCGCTTGAAGTCATCTGGTCAGCCACCCTCAAAGGCGCCGAAGCACTCGGAGTCGCGAACGAGGTGGGCAGCATTCAACTGGGCAAGAAGGCTGACTTCGTCGTCGTCGATGCCAACCCGCTCGAAAACCTCAAAGTGCTCTACGGTACCGGCGCCATCAAGCTCAACGACGCCACGCAGCAGCCGGAACGGGTAGGCGGCGTCAAGTACACGATTAAAGACGGCATTGTCTACGATGCTCCGAAGTTGCTGGAAAACGTTCGCTCACTCGTCCGCGAAGCCAAGATGCGCGCCGGCCTGCCGCCAGACGAACCCCTGAAGGACCCCTCGACCCTCGTCACGGCTTCCCCCAACGAACGTCCTTAAAAAGCCTGCGTGCCAACAACTTGCTAACCGCAGGGTACGCAAGGGCATGCGCTTACGTCTAATAGGATAGAGAACGTTGCCTTTATCCCACCGGACGAAACGCATGCATCGCTTTGGCCTCATCTTGTGTGTGCTCGCGACATTCGTCGCCGGCCTGCATCCCGCCGCCGCCCAGGTGCGCACGGATTCGCTTTTTTCATGGCAGGGCTATGCTCGCGCCGGCCGCTGCCATATCCGCATCTTTGAACCCGCGCCCGACCTTGATCGGCAGAGCGTGATCGTCATCCGAGAACTGGCGGATAACTCCGGGCCCACCACGGTGAACGATATCGCCTACCTCGTCGAAGAGGTGAGTCGTGGATTTGCTCTC includes:
- the proB gene encoding glutamate 5-kinase translates to MEALKYRRVVVKLGTSVLTGGTKRLDRAHMIELVRQCVALHREGRDVIIVSSGAIAAGREKLNYPSLTETMPVRQMLAAVGQSRLMLRWEDLFEIYGIHVGQLLLTRADIQHRERFMNARDTLGELLKHRIIPIINENDAVATAEIKVGDNDNLSALVALVAGADLLMLLTDQAGLYTADPRSDPDAQLIPEVHTIDEAVRKLAGGSVSGLGVGGMSTKLQAADIARRAGADVVIAAGRAPDVITRIAHGYAVGTRFPAMHDAHEQRKGWIFAAPAPIGSLVVDETTARALAETSDSLLAESILDVEGSFARGDAVFILDGSRRELARGIVRYGSDDLSAIKGCQAEHIQRQLGFANGPAVHRDDMILV
- a CDS encoding cysteine desulfurase family protein → MTFPIYLDYNATTPVDPRVLERMLPFFTRHYGNASSKGHAFGWAAAEGVKQAREEVAAAMGADPSEIVFTGGATESINLAIKGIAAAYRSKGRHIVTVQTEHSAVLEACKALEQDGWSITRLSVGADGLVRLEDIEAAITEETVLVSVMWANNETGVLQPITAIGEVVHRRGALFLTDATQAFGKIPISVDVVDVMACTAHKLYGPKGVGALYIRRRQPRVRVVPQIDGGGQEDGLRAGTLNTPGIVGFGSAAAVAMAGMEAEAARLGALRDVLESRLVEVLPGVRVNGAGAPRLAHVSNLTFPGVRSANLVAELRDLALSTGSACSSGTGNPSHVLKAMGLSDEAAYATLRISLGRFTTPEEVEHAASRMISVVSRLQKPSHVTI
- a CDS encoding Uma2 family endonuclease, with the protein product MISQEAYLEHERQAAFKSEFYLGETFAMSGASWLHVTLASNTLFALRKALQCSGCSVFASDLRVHIPSNTLYTYPDLGIVCDETRLLDDQFDTLLNPTVLIEILSPSTEAYDRGEKFRLYRAIESLREYVLISQMTRSVEVYQKGPADQWTLLLPDPERDTIPILGHAISLKDLYEDVPLDPNPGLRRS
- a CDS encoding amidohydrolase family protein codes for the protein MALLPATSYSQESRHVPDAPPRAEGEGPFDRLVLRGATMIDGTGSPAVGPVDIVVEGDRITGIHNVGYPGVPILEAGRPAAGDREIDLTGMYILPGFVDMHGHIGGVEQGTPAEYVFKLWLGHGITTIRDPGSGNGIDWTIAQRARSANNEIAAPRIHAYAGFGSGWDRSIASADDAREWVRFIADKGANGIKFFGADPAILEAALREARRLNLGTAMHHAQRHVARANALTSASWGLTTMEHWYGLPEALFTDRRVQDYPATYNYNDEQHRFAEAGRLWKQAAPPYSDQWNTVMDSLVALNFTIVPTFTIYEASRDLMRAMRAEWHTAYTLPSLWDFYSPNRRAHGSYWFYWTTQDEIEWKANYRLWMTFINEFKNRGGRVATGSDSGYIYKLYGFDYIRELELLQEAGFHPLEVIWSATLKGAEALGVANEVGSIQLGKKADFVVVDANPLENLKVLYGTGAIKLNDATQQPERVGGVKYTIKDGIVYDAPKLLENVRSLVREAKMRAGLPPDEPLKDPSTLVTASPNERP